In Juglans regia cultivar Chandler chromosome 13, Walnut 2.0, whole genome shotgun sequence, the following proteins share a genomic window:
- the LOC109005732 gene encoding uncharacterized protein LOC109005732, which produces MVIQIYLVGACLRTRRGRMLTRQPSITTFGDGVARLAPYHWGPFGLSASYAFVDHGEVELEKFLKSQLFRICSDCELRLFSASPFISCSASTLLLLLLDLTGNRFTEKNMSKPRTIDSFFKKKNVDNSESNIHLESSVTSERDASITDERPSKISRIQPEEMDATSLERDPGLRPQIWEFLTNLQDEIRRAYLKAGPYQPKLSEYPFSGIGNQRRRFQFSWFQRYSNWLEYSPSKNAIFCLPCYIFAKKSTGRPGSDAFTIKGFDNWKKMNDGMNCPLIGHVGKDPNSPHKNAVKCCEDLMNQSRHIDKLVEKQVSQDMENNQLQLKTSIESVRWLTFQACAFRGHDESSDSKNQGNFIELIKLLASYNDQVNEVVLENAPQNAKYTSPKIQREILHIFANKVRNVIREKIGNAKFCILVDEARDESKREQMAIILRFVDKDGFIRERFFHIVHVKDTMALTLKNEICALLSHYDLQIENIRGQGYDGGSNMRGEWNGLQALFLKDCPYAYYVHCWAHKLQLALVAASREAKHVHQFFVHLTSIINIVVGSSKRHDELQSAQAAEIESLIASNEIETGKGANQIGTLQRAGDTRWRSHFQSICSLMRMFSATCSVINTISNEGSNYSQRGDAEAAYMHYELDVLTHLDFQDMSTLSELCRGLAISEKSKIYYLIDRLIRLVLTLPVSTATTEQAFSAMKLIKTRLRTRMEDEFLADHLLVYIEKEIAKNFTSEMIMNEFYSMKDRRRA; this is translated from the exons TGAAGTTGAACTTGAAAAgtttctcaaatctcaacttTTCCGCATCTGCAGTGATTGTGAGCTTCGCCTCTTCAGTGCTTCACCTTTCATCAGCTGCAGTGCTTctactcttcttcttctacttcttgaCCTCACCGGAAACCGATTCACCGAA aaaaatatgagcaaGCCAAGAAcaattgattctttttttaaaaagaaaaatgtggaTAATTCGGAGAGTAATATACATTTAGAGAGCTCGGTAACTTCAGAACGTGATGCTTCTATCACTGACGAGCGTCCCTCTAAAATTTCAAGAATCCAACCTGAAGAGATGGATGCTACCTCTTTGGAACGTGATCCAGGATTACGTCCACAAATATGGGAATTTCTTACTAACCTACAAGATGAGATCCGACGTGCCTATCTTAAAGCTGGTCCATATCAACCTAAGCTTTCAGAATATCCATTTTCAGGAATAGGCAATCAACGTCGTCGATTTCAATTTTCTTGGTTTCAAAGATATTCAAATTGGTTGGAGTACTCACCATCGAAGAATGCTATATTTTGTCTTCCATGTTACATTTTTGCTAAGAAATCAACAGGCCGTCCAGGATCAGATGCATTTACCATTAAAGGTTTTGAcaattggaaaaaaatgaatgatggAATGAATTGTCCTTTAATAGGACATGTGGGAAAAGATCCAAATTCACCACATAAAAATGCTGTAAAATGTTGTGAGGATCTAATGAATCAGTCAAGACATATTGATAAGTTAGTTGAAAAACAAGTATCACAAGATATGGAGAATAATCAGTTGCAGCTCAAAACTTCGATAGAAAGTGTTCGATGGCTTACGTTCCAAGCTTGTGCCTTTAGAGGTCATGATGAAAGCTCTGACTCAAAAAATCAAGGTAACTTTATTGAACTGATAAAACTTTTGGCAAGTTATAATGATCAAGTTAATGAAGTTGTCCTGGAAAATGCTCCACAGAATGCCAAATATACATCACCCAAAATTCAAAGGgaaattttgcatatatttgcAAATAAAGTACGGAATGTGATTCGCGAAAAAATCGGGAATGCCAAATTTTGTATTCTTGTTGACGAAGCTCGGGATGAGTCTAAAAGAGAACAAATGGCTATCATTTTGAGGTTTGTTGATAAAGATGGTTTTATTAGAGAGCGATTTTTTCATATTGTGCATGTCAAAGATACTATGGCACTAACTCTAAAAAATGAGATATGTGCTCTTCTTTCTCATTACGACCTTCAAATTGAGAATATTCGAGGTCAGGGATATGATGGAGGAAGTAATATGCGCGGTGAATGGAATGGATTACAAGCTTTATTTCTTAAAGATTGTCCCTATGCATATTATGTGCATTGTTGGGCTCATAAACTACAATTAGCTTTAGTTGCAGCCTCTAGAGAAGCCAAACATGTTCATCAGTTCTTCGTCCATTTGACATCCATTATCAATATTGTTGTTGGTTCTTCTAAACGTCATGATGAATTACAATCTGCTCAAGCTGCTGAAATTGAAAGTTTGATTGCTTCCAATGAGATTGAGACTGGAAAAGGGGCAAATCAAATTGGTACGCTACAACGAGCTGGAGATACTAGATGGAGATCTCATTTTCAATCTATTTGTAGCTTGATGAGGATGTTCAGTGCTACTTGCTCAGTTATCAATACTATCTCAAATGAGGGATCAAATTATTCTCAACGTGGTGATGCTGAAGCAGCTTACATG CATTATGAGCTTGATGTGCTGACGCATCTAGATTTTCAAGATATGTCTACATTATCTGAGCTATGCAGAGGACTAGCAATTTCAGAAAAGTCaaagatttattatttgattgacaGGTTAATTCGTCTAGTATTAACTCTTCCTGTTTCTACTGCTACTACTGAGCAAGCATTTTCTGCCATGAAACTTATAAAAACTAGATTGCGTACTCGAATGGAAGATGAGTTTCTTGCAGATCATTTGCTAGTttatattgagaaagaaattgctAAGAATTTCACTTCGGAGATGATAATGAATGAATTTTATTCCATGAAAGATCGTCGTCGAGCTTAA